In Excalfactoria chinensis isolate bCotChi1 chromosome 5, bCotChi1.hap2, whole genome shotgun sequence, a single genomic region encodes these proteins:
- the ALKBH3 gene encoding alpha-ketoglutarate-dependent dioxygenase alkB homolog 3, whose product MAERRRRARVQGGWAGGAAGRQAAPKAPEAGSRSPASGGQAWGRRDQLRSQTQFVFEKPSEVERRVPEAGVIDKPGMYELSTGPTGVSRIHLVPGFIDSEQADWMFEQLLQDIPWGQRTHTRQEGSFEEPRLTSWYGELPYTYSRITMQPNPHWHPVLTMLKEHIEEFTGHTFNSLLCNLYRNEKDSVDWHSDDEPSLGKNPVIASLSFGATRTFEMRKKPSAEENGDYTYVEKLRIPLDHGTLLLMEGATQEDWQHRVPKEYHSRDARINLTFRIIYPEPDRVWK is encoded by the exons ATGGCGGAGAGGCGGCGGCGGGCCCGCGTGCAGGGCGGCTGGGCCGGCGGTGCGGCTGGACGGCAGGCAG CACCGAAGGCGCCCGAGGCCGGCAGCCGTTCCCCCGCAAGCGGCGGGCAGGCGTGGGGGAGGAGGGATCAGCTCCGCTCCCAGACGCAGTTTGTCTTTGAAAAGCCATCAGAG GTGGAACGCCGAGTTCCAGAGGCAGGTGTGATAGA CAAGCCCGGGATGTATGAGCTCAGCACAGGGCCAACCGGTGTTTCTAG GATTCATTTGGTTCCTGGCTTCATTGACTCGGAACAGGCAGACTGGATGTTTGAACAACTCCTCCAAGACATACCCTGGGGTCAGAGAACTCACACCAGGCAGG agggaTCTTTTGAGGAGCCACGGCTTACCTCCTGGTATGGGGAACTTCCCTACACTTACTCCAGGATAACGATGCAGCCAAACCCACAC TGGCATCCCGTGCTGACCATGCTAAAGGAGCACATAGAGGAGTTCACCGGCCATACCTTCAACTCCCTTCTCTGCAACCTGTACCGAAATGAGAAGGATAGCGTGGACTGGCACAGTGATGATGAGCCATCGCTGGGAAAAAATCCCGTCATTGCCTCGCTCAGCTTTGGTGCTACCCGGACCTTTGAGATGAGGAAGAAACCCTCTGCT GAAGAGAATGGAGACTATACTTACGTAGAGAAGCTAAGAATCCCACTTGATCACGGGACTCTGCTGCTGATGGAAGGAGCTACCCAGGAGGACTGGCAG CATCGAGTACCTAAGGAGTACCATTCCAGAGACGCACGGATAAACTTGACCTTTAGGATCATTTATCCGGAACCTGATCGAGTTTGGAAGTGA
- the C5H11orf96 gene encoding uncharacterized protein C11orf96 homolog, with product MAAKPAELLGVCSSYQAVMPHFVSVAEEFPPPARPARPVRGKARRPRQSRFKTQPVTFDEIQEVEEEGVSPMEEEKAKKSFLQSLECLRRSTQNLSLQRDRLGSCRLRNSLDSSDSDSAL from the coding sequence ATGGCCGCCAAGCCCGCCGAGCTGCTGGGCGTCTGCTCCAGCTACCAGGCGGTGATGCCGCACTTCGTCAGCGTGGCCGAGGAGTTtccgccgcccgcccggccgGCCCGACCCGTTCGCGGCAAGGCGCGGCGGCCGCGGCAGTCGCGCTTCAAGACGCAGCCGGTGACTTTCGACGAGATCCAGGAGGTGGAGGAAGAAGGGGTGTCCCCCATGGAGGAGGAGAAGGCCAAGAAGTCCTTCCTGCAGTCGCTGGAGTGCCTGCGGCGCAGCACCCAGAACCTCAGCCTGCAGCGGGACCGCCTGGGCAGCTGCCGCCTGCGCAACAGCCTCGACTCCAGCGACTCGGACTCGGCCCTCTGA